The genomic window tctgggggaatgtcattgtcatcaatcttcccgtgggtctagggaccccgggtccagagggcatgctcttctcctggctcttctttcttggcagtatgaagtccctctcctctctgcttgcttctctctcttttatatctcaaaagagattgaatcaagatacaacctaatcctatagattgaatcctgcttctttaacataactacctcaaatcgtgcctcattaacgtcacaaagggtaggatttacaatacatagtatactaaaaaaaaaaaaaaaaaaaaaatttttttttttttttttagtataataacatcagatcacaaaatagaggacaatcacacaattctgggaatcaagacctacccaagttgacacacatttttgggagacacaattcaatccataacaagttcttacatatattttgttatatttatttctagatttttttattttttcatactacACCCCCTCCTCACTTATCaccatggttaggttccaaagaccaaggCATTGTGCAAAAAATTGGTGAAAATTATTGgtgaaaaaaattgcaaaaaattTTGTGAAAATAGAAGATgaccacattagatcacaaaatggaggatggactacatcattacataactgtcaaaccactgataatcatggcccagccaatatGACACGTAACCATAACcaccacagccagcattactgCTGCCTCACACCGCAGCATTTCTTACTGCCAGGCATATATCatcaatgtgcaaaatagttggagagtagattttttactattgtcacaaatgcaaaatgtcagataaggaGGTTAGTTGATAAGTGAAGAGTGCGTGTATATAAATTGTGTCtcttaaatttcattttctaattgtttgttGCTGGTATATAAGAACACATTTGATACTTATAATTGATCCGCATCCAATAATTTTGCTAAATTCCCTTACCTCCAATACAGTACCATTCAGCATTTTACTGGAGGTAAGGGAATTTAGCAAGGTCTCTTTATTGTCtaagaagaagtaaaggtatgtATTCATATTGCATTCTAATTAGTTGAGAATTAATGTGGTAATCTCTAgagtaaatacaaaataattaaaaatgcataactagccttactttacctgattttagaacctattataccaccacagtagtcaaaacagcctgatacaacaacagaaacatggaccaatggaacagaattgagaaaccagacataaatccatccacatatgagcagatgatatttgacaaaggccctaaaacagttaaacggggaaaagacagtctttttaacaaatggtgctggcataactggatatccatctgcaaaaaaatgaaacaacacccatacctcactccatgcactaaaactaactcaaaatggatcaaagacctaaatataaaatctaaaatgataaagatcatggaagaaaaaatagggacaacattaggagccctaatatatggcataaacagtatacaaaacattataaagaatgtagaagaaaaactagataactgggagctcctaaaaatcaaacacctatactcatccaaagacttcaccaaaagagtaaaaagactacctacagactgggaaaaagcttttagctatgacatttctgatcagctcctgatctctaaaatctacatgatattgcaaaaactcaactgcaaaaagacaaataacccaattaaaaaaatgggcaaaagatatgaatagacacttcactaaagaagacattcaggtagctaacagatatatgaggaaatgttcatgatcattagccattagagaaatgcagatcaaaactacaataagatttcatctcactccaacaaggctggcattaatccaaaaaacacaaaataatacatgttggagaggctgtggagagattggaacacttctacactgctggtggggatgtcaaatggtacaaccactttggaaatcggtttggcacttccttaaaaagctagaaatagaactaccatacgatctagcaatcccactccttggaatatatcctagagaaataagagcctttacacgaacagatatatgcacactcatgtttattgcagcactgtttacaatagcaaaaagatggaagaaaccaaggtgcccatcaatggatgaatggataaataaattatggtatagtcacacaatggaatactacgcattgataaagaacagtgatgaatctgtgaaacatttcataacatggaggaacctggaaggcattatgctaagtgaaattaatcacttgcaaaaggacaaatattgtagaagaccactattataaaagaacttgagaaatagtttaaactgagaagaaaacattcttttgtgattataagaggagggaggcagggagggtgggagaggggtattcactaattaggtagtagataagaaccactttaggtgaaggaaaagacagcacacaatacaggggaggtcagcacaattggactaaaccgaaagcaaagaagtttcctgaataaactgactgctaaaaaggccagcgtagcagaggcaggggtctggggcccatggtttcaggggacatataagtcaactggcataataaaatctattaagaaaacattctgcatcccactttgaagagtggcatctggggtcttaaatgctagcaagcagccatctaagatgcatcaattggtctcaacccacctggatcaaaagagaaggaagaacacaccaaggacacaaggcaattatgagcccaagagacagaaaggaccacatgaaccagagactacatcatcctgagacgagaagaactagatggtgcctggctacaaccgatgaggatttcattttacttggatccacaatcaacgcccgtggaagcagcaagtcaagaaatcaagagacacattgcattgggtaaatctgctgcaaaggacctcttcgaagtgttgaagagcaaagacgtcaccctgaagactaaggtgtgcctgacccaagccatggtattttcaatcgcatcatatgcacgtgaaagctggacaatgagtaaggaagaccgaagaagaattgatgcctttaaactgtggtgttggtgaagaatattgaatttaccatggactgccaaaagaatgaacaaatctgttttggaagaaatacaaccagaattctcctcatAAGAAAGAatggtgaggctgcgtcttacatactttggacaagttgtcaggagggatcagtccctggagaaggacatcatgtttggtaaagtacagggtcagtggaaaaaaggaagaccctcaacgagttggatggacactgtggctgcaataatgggctcaagcataacaacgattgtaagggtggtgcaggaccgggcagtgttttgttctgtggtacatagggtcgctatgagtcggaaccaactggatggcacctaacaacaacaaaaacaaatagaatTCTAGATTGGCAGTTATTTTCTTTTAGTGCTTTGAAGATGTCTTCCTGTTGTCTTGTAGCTTCccttaccagttgccattaagttgattctgattcctggagatcccgtgtgtgtcagaacagaactgcgctccatagggttttctacgtctgactttttggaagttgattggcaggccttctaaggcacctctgggtgtactcaaacttccaacctttcagttagcagcccagtgtgttaaccatttgcaccacccagggactttttaaaatttattgacaaTCTTACAGTTGTTGCTTTGAAAGTAATGTGTCTTTTTCTCCTCTGACCATTTTTAAGACTTCCTCTTTGGGTTTCAGCAGTTTTCCCATAAAGTGCTTAGTTGcagttttttaatatttattgtttgGGGTTCAGAGACCTTCTTTTCTTCTTGAATTTGTGACTTGATACCATTAATCAGTTTTGGAAaattttcagtcattatttcttcaaatattgctgatgttcctttttctctctctttttcttctgagTCTCCATTTACATGAACAATTGAAATTTTTTGCCATGTTTAATGTCTCTTATACTCTTCTGTATTGTCCCATCTTTTTACTTTGTATGCTTCTGTctagattttttattttctgctgaCCAGTCTTTCATTTCACTAATCCTCTCTTCTGTTTTGTCTAACAGGTTGTTACCCCTTTTTGTGAATTCTTAATTTCACAAATTTTACTTCTTAATTATACTGTCCCCATTTGATTCTTCTTGTAGATAGATTAAAACTTGTCATCTTGTCACCTCTTGGACATATTCTCTTAAAGTCCAAATTTGATAACCACAGTATCTGAATCACCAACGTTCTGCTACTGTTGTCTGCTTTTTTCTCTTCGTTTTTGATcttttgtttctgtctcttggcatGCCTggtaaatttattattattattattattgaatgaTGGACCTTGTATATGAAAAATTGTAAACATTCAGGATGATGTTTTTCTCCCCCAGAGAAGGCAGTTAGAGCGGGGACAGATCCCTTTGATATAATGAGGGAATGAAATATTTGTAGATGTACTTAAGGTTTTATGGGGCCTtgtatatgagtcggaattgactcaagggcaatggtcttgtttttgtttttatttgtctgtttacAGTTTTCCCTTCCTCCTAGCTTGCTACTCATCATGGGTTTCAACTGAGAATCAAGGAACTTACTAAGGCTTTTTCTCCTTGTTAGACCGTGAACTCCAACTTCTGTCTCTCCAGCTATGTGACATTGCGGTGAGCTCTGTTCGTCCTTTTTCTTGTTAGTAGCTGTTTTATGTTGGTTTTGTGTAATAACACATTAACCTTACCCAAAGAGAGGTCTGGTCTTTGCCCTCAACTCCTGACTATCTCTAAGCCCTTGGAATGTCCTGCCTGCCAGGACTGTCGTTGTTTACCTTGGGGCCTTTGACCACACTGAATAGTCTAATAATTTTATTCATTATGAGTTATTTGGGCTGTTTGGTATCAGCTCAACCTCCAGAGGGGCTGGAGACTGACGGTCAGTTACAGAAGCAGTCACCCATGTCTACATAGTTAAGCCCCAATAAAAACTCTGTATACCAGGCTTCTGGTGAACTTTCCTCATTGGCAACACTTTATACATACTGTGTTGTAAGGTTTCCAGGAAACTAGCACTGTCCATGACTCCACTGGGAGAGGACAATTGGGAGCTTCCTGTTTAGAACTCTCCTGGACTCTGCCCCATGcatcttgtcttagtcatctagtgctgctataacagaaacacacaagtgggtgtctttaacaaagagaaatttattttctcataatgtAGTAGGCTAGATGTCCTAATTCTGGGTGCTAGCTccagagaaggctttctgtctttgtcagctctggggggaaagtccttgtcatcaatcttccctggactaggaacttctccacacaggaaccctgggtccaaataatatgctctgctcccagtgctgctttcttcatggcatgaggtccccttgtctctctgctcgcttctgtcttttatgtctcaaaagagattggcttaagacacaatctaatcttgtagatttaaacataactgcagctaatccatctcattaacaccatgatgataggatttacagcacataggaaaatcacatcagatgacaaaatggtggaaaccacacaatactgggaatcatggcctagctaaattgatacacatattttggggggacacaattcaatccatgacacatcttCTCCTTTGGCTGATTTTAATCTGTGTCCGTTCACTGTAATAAGCCATCACCATGACTATAACAGGTCCAGTGAGTTCTGTGAATCTTtttagtgaattatcaaacctgagAGTGGCTTCGGGGACCCCCAAAATTTcaactggtgtcagaaatggcGGCAGTCTTAGAGATGCCTGAACTctgcagttggtgtcagaagtgatAGTGGCCTTCTGGACTATTCCCTTGTTTTGTGGTTGCTGGCCTCTTGCCTCCATGCACCTTAGTATTCTGCAAATTTCTTGAGGACAAAATCTTCACAGAATGTTGGGATTTAACTCACTTCTctatggttttctttctctgaggtCTCAACTCCCCAGGTCCTGGCTACTTTTGTCTTCTGAAATCCAGTTTTTGTCTCCCCAGCCCCCATGAGACTACCAAAAACTCTGGACAGTCATTTTCTGATTGGCCTTTATGACCCAGGACTAGAATCAGCAAATGCCCCAAGGGGAAAGAACAAAAGTTAGACTCTGGTTCACTTTAATGAGTCTACATGCTTCTCGAGATCTTGGCCCCTCAGGTCTTAGCTGTCTTGATGTCACGCTGGAGCCTTCAGgcgtctgttttttttgttgttgttgaacctGGCCTTTATAGTAGTTACCAGTAAGAGGGTTGGTCTGACACAAGATACTCAAATGTAGCAATAAGCAGAAGACTCATCCAAATTATTTAAAGGATAGTAGGGAATCTGGATTCTCATATGAAATCTCTTGGATTTTACACATTGGTCACTGATTTAAATATTCTAAAAACATACTGGAGAAGCCAATCAAAACGTatattcaggctggattcagccAGTTTGTTACTTCTCACCTGGATAAAATGAAAATTGGAAGTGGAGTTTCTCACAGTCTACCCATAGCCCATCTTATCCGTCTGGAAAAGATTCCCTGGGTggggaaagagagacagagacagagaagatGGGAGATGGAGGGAAATTAATAGGGGTATAAATTTTAGTGTGTCTCAGATAGAGGGGCTGGGAAGCAGGCAAAAATGCTAGATGGTTTTGTGGATCTGAGAGCAGAAGAGATACATACCCCAACTCTCCACTCCCTGAGTGAGGGTGGGAGTAAGATACTATAGAAGGAACACTTCTAGAGAAAGTCTAAGTTTACAGCTTATGGCAAAAACAGCCTGTAGAGGTTCTTGGGTTCCCATATGGGGTAGGGACATGACTGAGAGACAACTGGCCATAAAGAGACACGTAAAGAGGAAGGCGGGATGTCTTGGTAGAGATCTAGGAGAATCCCTGACACCATCTcccaccaaacccgttgttgtcagccaattctgacttatagcgaccctatgagacagagtagaactgccccatagggtttccaaggagcagctggtagattcaaactgtggaccttttggatagcagctgagatcttagccgttgtgccaccagggctccatctcccACCATGCTTCCCCTTTCCCACTCCCTCATCCACTCTGGCATCCATGCCCTTTAAATACACTAacaaggcagttatgttaaggactGACCCTGTGTTGGGAATATTCTTTCCTCCAATGGCCACGTGGCTCCTTATCTCTCTCCACTCATATGTTTGTTGAAGACTTATCTCCCCAGGGAGGCCTAACCAAAAAACGAAACACCGaaactattgctgttgagtcgattccgactcatagcgaccctataggtcagagtagaactgacccatagatttccaaggctgtaaatctttacagaagcagatgccaCATCCTTTtctcgtggagcagctggtgggttcgaaccactgacctggttagcagccaagtgcttaaaccaccatgccaccagggctccttgaggcctGACCACCCTCCCTCAGATAGCTCACACCCACATGTCACCCCACCACTTTCCCTGTTTCCTTGCCCTGTTTTCTGTGTAGCGATCACCATAATCTGACAAGAAGTATTATATATTTGTCTGCTGCCCATCTCTCTCACTAGAAGGCAAGCTCAAGTAGAGCAGGGGTGTTGTCTAGCCTGTTCAAAGCTGTGATTAGAATAATGGCTGGTGCGTGGTAGAAATTCAGCAAAATTTGTGAAGTGAATGATGGAAGCTCAAGCCGACacagaattatttttaattttagaccAAGAAGGAGTTTAGGGATGAGATTGGGAAGGGGtcaacagagaaaaaatatttattcatttgtttaaaatGAATTGAGTTAGGCAGATGTCTGGAGGAAGAGCCAGGGACTGCCACTTGCAAAAGTACTGAGGCAGGAGCCTGCCAGCTTGCCTGACATGTTCAGGAAACTGGGAGGCCAGCGTAGCTGAAGAGAAGGGACTGAGGTGGAGAGGGGCAAGAGGTTGAACGATGACCAGAGAGGCAGGGTTTGTCCACTGCTCTATCCCCGGCACCCAGTATACTCAGAACATGGTAGGTGTTACGGGAAAATGTGCTGAATGTTTACATTTGATGCCTTAATTCTCTAGGGACCTCTGAGACTGCGGACTTACCCCTTGAGAAAGCAAGAGGATAGTATAACAAAACCTGAATAGACAAATTAATTTCCCCCCTTTCCCAGAACAGAGAGCTTGGAATAGAAATTAAATAGGGTTGTCagcttttcacacacacacacaaaataaaacaggAGCGTGACCTCATACACCTGTGCTGTGGACTGTGACTCATCCTGCTGCCCAGAGCTGAGCCCTGAGTTCCACAGATGACCTCACAATCACCAAGGTGGTGCCCAGCCCCCCGCTGCAGTTCAGTCCACCATGCCGACCACCCTGGGGCTGCTGCTCAGCCTTGCTCTCCCTGTGCTGGGGACCTATGTTTCCATCAGCTGCCCCGGCCACAAGCAGTGCCAACAGGCCCTACTCTCTGGTAATGACATCCTTCTGCACTGCAGCTCCCCTGGGGCATATTGGTACTACTTCGTGACAGAGGAGGCCAGCCAGCCCATCAACCTCTCCAAAGTTCCCAATGTAGAAATACTACCTCAGGGCAGCCTTGTCATCAGAAGTCCGCTGCCATCCCAGACGGGCTTCTACAGCTGCCAGAACGAGAACGGCACTCAAGTGGTGCAGTACGAGATCGACTTCCAGGATGTCACCACCCTACATATTACTCACAAAGACCTGGGTCAAAAACCCCTGGAAAATGAGACCCTGAGCCGAGGTGAGGGGACAATCATCTTCACCCGCTGGGAGCCCTGGCAGGACTGTAACCGCTGCGGGGAGCCAGGAGAGCGCAAACGCCTGGGGTACTGCTACATCCAGGAGCCGCTGGCCGAGGCCATGCCCTGCTGGCTCTATCTGGAAGAGATGAAGGTGTGGTCCAGCCGCATGAGGCCCGAGCTCCAAATAGAAGCCTGCCTTGAACAGTGCAAAACTTCTGGTTTCCACTGGGAATATGTCACCTTTGACAGCTTCAGTTTCAATGAGGAGTCAGACTCTGTGTGGCTCACCTGCCCCTCAGGATCCATGTACAGGTGATAGAACCCAGGCACGAGCCCAGTCGCTGGCCCCTGCACAGGCTCTGTATCCCAACCCGTGGCCTTCATGGTCAATCTTTGCAGAGAAGAAGGGGCTGTCAGTAGGTCAGGCCCACTGGTTTTCTCCACTGGCTTGTTCAGATATTGGTTTGGGAAGAATCCTCTGGTGCTCACGCACTATCAAATAATATGCATAGAGTAACACTCAATGAGAGCTTAGCTGATTGTGTCTGGCCTGTGCTGGGCAATGCTGAGCACAGAGCAGTCATCCAGACAGCTCCAGGCCTTGCCCTCAGGAAGCCCACAGTCCAGCAGGGAGAAAGCCCAGCTCAGTGCTGTGATGGAGGAGCACCAGGCAGAGTGATGGGGCTTTCATGGGGACCTGGGCAGAGCGATAGGGCTGTGATGGGGGAACCTGGGCAGAGGATGGGGCCGTGGCGGGGAACCTGGGCAGAGGATGGGGCCGTGGCGGGGAACCTGGGCAGAGTGATGGGGCTCTGGTGGGGCACCTGGGCAGAGTGATGGAGCTGACATGGAGACAACACAGGAGGCTGTGGCACTAGAGAGAAACCTGTTTCATTGGGGAGGATCAGCAAGAGCTTCCTAGGGGAGGGGATGGTGCCCTTTGACAACATCCATAGGAACTGTATCATGAAGCTCACACTCATCCATGTTCATGTCTTCCTGCCTGAAGCCCCTGGAAAATCTTCTCTTTACCGCCTCTTCCACAGCCCTTCTTCTTCCCCACCCCTTCAGTAATAAGGAATAGAGCCACTCACAGGCGCTGAGCTTTGCTGAGGGCCAGGCCCTGGTAGGCTGTTTTCATGGACAGCGTCCTTCACTCTGTCCTCCCCGGCCCCAGGAGCTGTGGACTCAGAAGGGGCCCATTTTACAGGCAGGAAAACTGCACCTTGGAGGGTCACAGTCCTTGCCCAGGAATCCATGGTGGGATGTTGCAGTGTGGGCCCCAAAGCCCACAGACTTGGCCGTTGAGTTCCCCATTCACTCTCCTTCCCCACATGCTAGGGGAAGACACTAGGGGTGGGAGCGGGGCACCCAGAACAAGGCCTGGTGCCTCTGTGGCCCAGCGAAGGCTCTGTGGAACTCTGGCTTCACCGCCTCCATCTGGTCCTCTGTCCTTGTTTATTCCAGCTGTGACTTCTAggcctctctttctctcactctttgacatttttgtctctctttttctcctttctcttttaaGTATAAAAGTCATATCTGCTCCATAAGGAAAACACAATGCAGAGGTGAAGGAAACTGAGCTTGAACCCTTCCTCCGTCTATACTGGGACACCTACTCCCtgtcacggagccctggtggcacagtggttaagggcttaggctgttaaccaaaaggtacgcagtttgaatccaccagccactccaaggaaaacctatggggcagttctactctgtcttctagggtcggtgtgtgtcagaattgactcgacggcaacgggtttcgttttggtttgaCTCCATGTCATTGGGAGAAAAGAACTCCCGAGTGGCAGTCACAGAGAACCTGTGATACCAAGGGAGGTTATCAAGGATTCAAGAGTTGACCGTGTCTTTAGGGAGAGCAGCGGATTGGAGTTCCTTGTGAGGTTTCTGTCCTCGGCTCTGGATTCAGCCAGGCCTGGCTTCtcatcccagctctgtcactttccaactgtgtggccttgggcttctctttgggcctcagttttctcatctgtagaatgcGGATCTTGCTGGCCCTGACCTCCTGGGGTCATTGTGATGTTTAAGGGGTCTgatgcatgtaaagtgcttacaACCATGTCTGACAAATAGTTACACACTCtgtatataccaaaaccaaaaccaaacccaattcatagcgaccctataggacgggctggaactacctcatagggtttccaaggagcagctggtgaattcgaactgctggccttttgttgagcagccgagctcttcaccactttgccatcagggctccacaccCTATATAGGTGGTAGCTGTTGCATTTACGATTATCTGTCCGGTTACAATAGCAGTTAATGTCTGCAGAGCATTCCCTCGGCCCCTTAGCCGTGCTGGGCATGTCACATACCTGATCCCCTTATTCATTTAACATATATTCACTGAGCACTTACATTCCAGGCACTGTTCCGGGCACATGGGGTACGGTCAAGGCCAAAACCGACAGAGACTCCTGCCCACATGGAGGAATAAACCAACTACATGGGTAGACATATACAGTGTTTTAGATGGTGATAAGGGCAGGAAGGGGCATAGGGAGTATAGGAGATCAAAATTTTAAGTGAGGAAAGGGTCAGGGAACACCTGTCCAAGATGTTTCCATTTCAGCAAAGACttaaaggaggggagggagacaTGTGGACCAAGAAAGAGCACTCTAGGCCAAAGGAACAGCCAGggaaaggccctgaggtgggagtgtGGCTGCCATGTCTAGGGCCCAGTGTGACAGGGGTGGAGCGAGTGAGGGGGAGAGTGGAGGAGGTGTGGTCAGGCAGGTAAGGGGGCACAGCATTCAGGGAATGTCCTCACTAATTCCTCCAAATAACCCTATGAGATAGAGACAGTTGTTACAGCCCtacttttcagatgaagaaatagacGCTCAGAGGGCTAGAAGCATTTGCCAGGTGGCCCAGCCAGGAAGGCCTGGAGCTCCGTAGCTGCCCCCCACCTGCCACTTTTAATGGGAGGGATGTTCTGTATCTGCTGTCCCCCCAGGGAGGAGATGGCACTATCTCCACTTCCCTTGGATGCTAGTCCCCCCTTCCTCCTGGAGCCCTGCAGCTGACCT from Loxodonta africana isolate mLoxAfr1 chromosome 11, mLoxAfr1.hap2, whole genome shotgun sequence includes these protein-coding regions:
- the LOC100658806 gene encoding protein FAM187B-like, which produces MPTTLGLLLSLALPVLGTYVSISCPGHKQCQQALLSGNDILLHCSSPGAYWYYFVTEEASQPINLSKVPNVEILPQGSLVIRSPLPSQTGFYSCQNENGTQVVQYEIDFQDVTTLHITHKDLGQKPLENETLSRGEGTIIFTRWEPWQDCNRCGEPGERKRLGYCYIQEPLAEAMPCWLYLEEMKVWSSRMRPELQIEACLEQCKTSGFHWEYVTFDSFSFNEESDSVWLTCPSGSMYRPVIWEANNTPLTWRIQLSGQDFSTVMDSSNGGSRLQVFQPAIYSCFVQQELMARFNPTSNPEVLEAQRTVEAGRRQEARKADSVLRGLKLMLLVGTVLVLVGALFKVLRPSQGKKCDQVLLVK